The Deltaproteobacteria bacterium genome contains a region encoding:
- a CDS encoding endonuclease domain-containing protein, with amino-acid sequence MKAGKTNNYAYNKKLQPFVNRLRKEMTKAEACLWKYVLRARQMKGYQFRRQRPVLSYIADFMCKELKLVIEVDGVTHQWEETVVKDLKKEKDLIEAGFKMLRFSDEEVLRNMESVRESISLAIQEIEQSTPLIPRQRGTANPLLPRWRGTNK; translated from the coding sequence ATGAAAGCCGGCAAAACCAACAATTACGCCTACAACAAAAAGTTACAGCCTTTCGTAAACAGATTACGTAAAGAAATGACAAAGGCTGAGGCATGTTTGTGGAAATATGTATTACGAGCAAGGCAAATGAAAGGGTATCAATTCAGAAGACAAAGACCCGTTTTGAGTTACATTGCTGATTTTATGTGCAAAGAATTGAAACTGGTTATTGAAGTGGATGGAGTAACGCATCAATGGGAAGAAACGGTTGTAAAAGATTTGAAGAAGGAAAAAGATCTGATAGAAGCAGGATTTAAGATGTTGAGGTTTTCTGATGAGGAAGTGTTAAGAAACATGGAAAGTGTGAGAGAAAGCATTTCATTAGCTATTCAGGAGATAGAACAATCCACCCCCTTGATCCCCCGCCAGCGGGGGACAGCAAACCCCTTACTCCCCCGCTGGCGGGGGACAAACAAATAG
- a CDS encoding toll/interleukin-1 receptor domain-containing protein, producing the protein MSDHHITKPKLFISHASSDGEFAQVLQTEIAKVFADGIEVFCTSSPGAIKASSDWLSSIEEKLDNAQAVIVIITPVSIERPWLWFEVGAFWLRARKDQTAIYPLCAPEIDLGNLPSPLDRLQALSMGKSQDLKLLFEGLIKQFGFGKISSFGAANITKRIPKYKNVKLNEVDMQERVLYSGEYTGYSDEELKEIICSEYLSKAADEIIDYPGLHSKRESSIYRGELIHFRKFDKNLKLPPGTAKRLLIETAAAYGLEPETLHDNVVRFKPTKEFKKDYLNE; encoded by the coding sequence ATGTCAGATCACCACATTACAAAACCTAAGCTTTTCATAAGTCATGCTTCCTCTGATGGAGAATTTGCTCAAGTTCTTCAAACTGAAATCGCAAAAGTTTTTGCTGATGGCATCGAGGTCTTTTGCACTAGCTCTCCTGGAGCAATTAAGGCATCAAGCGATTGGTTATCGAGCATTGAAGAAAAATTGGACAACGCTCAAGCTGTTATAGTTATTATTACGCCTGTTTCGATTGAACGCCCATGGCTCTGGTTTGAAGTTGGAGCTTTTTGGCTTCGTGCAAGAAAAGACCAAACTGCAATATATCCCCTCTGTGCTCCAGAGATTGATTTAGGAAACTTACCCTCCCCTCTAGACAGACTTCAAGCACTATCTATGGGGAAATCGCAGGATTTAAAATTGCTTTTTGAGGGACTTATCAAACAGTTTGGTTTTGGTAAGATTAGTTCTTTTGGAGCGGCAAATATCACAAAAAGAATTCCAAAATATAAAAATGTAAAACTTAACGAAGTAGATATGCAAGAGAGAGTCTTATATTCGGGAGAATATACAGGCTATAGTGATGAAGAATTAAAGGAAATCATCTGCTCGGAGTATTTATCGAAAGCTGCCGATGAAATAATAGACTATCCAGGATTGCACTCTAAAAGAGAATCTTCTATTTATAGAGGGGAGCTTATTCATTTCAGAAAGTTTGATAAAAACTTAAAGTTACCACCCGGAACTGCAAAAAGATTGTTAATAGAGACAGCGGCAGCCTACGGATTAGAACCAGAAACTTTACATGACAATGTCGTAAGATTTAAACCTACAAAAGAATTTAAAAAGGACTACTTAAATGAGTAG
- a CDS encoding DNA methyltransferase, whose product MAGKRKTENTKKPIEQYEHKDKKRLNNPPVGLVDAHTDNGGLRKKKYAYDPHLDPQLQWAGKAEHTNFEVPTVSLHVHERIDPRKIIKSVQKMSPAGGGAGGGQISLFEADKKPLREAIEFYKHKENWSNRLLAGDSLLVMNSLLEKEGMGGKVQMVYFDPPYGIKYGSNFQPFVNKRDVKDGKDEDLTAEPEMIKAFRDTWELGIHSYLTYLRDRLLLVRDLLHESGSVFVQISDENVHYVREIMDEVFGSENYVVKIFFKKTSGQASKLLSTSCDFLLWYAKDISKIKYRQIFKEKDTEELTSYSLIESPNGKEWRKMSKEEIKDNSLVPKGWRIFSAQNLRSQGFSSNSTVEFEFKGQTFYCGDNNHWKTTPDGLKKLVDENRLIAFGNNLNYKRFIDDFPVIPFNENWDDTAIAGFSGENKVYVVQTAMKVIARSLLMTTDPGDLVLDITCGSGTTAYVAENWGRRWITCDTSRVAVTLAKQRLMTAVFDYYELAHPNEGVGSGFKYKTVPHITLKSIANNEPAAQETLYDKPFIDNKRQRVTGPFTVEAVPAPVARSFEEFKSSPLPPPEGDRNDPLKEGNISPAGGGDPQGSGVEFTADTSVARSGETLRQSNWRDELLRSGVRAKGGKLIEFTRVETARGFRYVQAEAETKEDKPKKVYVVFGPEHAPLEQRMVELAWEEVKPYKSDILLFCALQFDEEAAKDIDEMNPEITKTVFLKAQMNADLLTDDLKKKRSSNESFWLIGQPDVVLRKVSPSGANKKNEVSPSGRGKGEEFYHVEVLGFDYYNPKTGTVESGGKGDIAMWMLDTDYDGRSLFPSQVFFPMAGAKEGWTTLARNLKAEIDEEKIVAFGGTLSLPFTPGKAVAVKIIDARGIESLKIIRP is encoded by the coding sequence ATGGCAGGAAAACGAAAGACTGAAAACACTAAAAAGCCCATCGAACAATATGAGCATAAAGACAAAAAGCGGCTGAATAATCCGCCGGTTGGATTGGTGGATGCTCATACTGATAATGGCGGACTGAGAAAGAAGAAATACGCCTATGACCCACATCTTGACCCTCAACTGCAATGGGCGGGCAAGGCCGAGCATACCAATTTTGAAGTGCCTACCGTGAGCCTGCATGTCCATGAGCGCATAGATCCTCGAAAGATTATTAAAAGCGTGCAGAAAATGTCCCCCGCTGGCGGGGGTGCAGGGGGTGGACAAATAAGTTTGTTTGAAGCTGATAAAAAACCCCTCCGTGAAGCCATTGAGTTTTACAAGCACAAAGAAAACTGGAGCAATCGCCTTCTTGCCGGTGACAGCCTTCTGGTGATGAATTCCTTATTGGAAAAAGAAGGCATGGGCGGCAAGGTGCAGATGGTTTATTTTGACCCGCCTTATGGAATTAAATACGGCAGCAACTTTCAGCCGTTTGTGAATAAGCGGGACGTGAAAGACGGCAAAGACGAAGACCTTACAGCCGAACCGGAGATGATAAAGGCGTTCCGCGATACCTGGGAGTTGGGGATACACAGCTATCTCACCTATCTGCGCGACCGCCTGTTATTAGTCCGTGACCTGCTGCACGAAAGCGGGAGTGTGTTTGTGCAGATTTCTGATGAGAATGTGCATTATGTTAGGGAAATCATGGATGAAGTTTTTGGAAGTGAGAATTACGTTGTAAAAATATTTTTTAAGAAAACATCTGGTCAAGCTTCCAAATTACTTTCAACGAGTTGTGATTTCTTGCTGTGGTATGCAAAAGATATTTCTAAAATAAAGTATCGCCAAATTTTTAAAGAAAAGGATACAGAAGAATTAACGAGTTATTCATTAATTGAATCTCCAAACGGTAAAGAGTGGAGAAAGATGTCTAAAGAAGAAATAAAAGATAATTCTTTAGTCCCAAAAGGTTGGCGAATTTTTTCTGCCCAGAATTTGCGCTCACAAGGATTTAGTTCCAATAGCACTGTAGAATTTGAATTTAAAGGGCAAACATTTTATTGCGGTGATAATAATCATTGGAAAACAACCCCTGATGGGTTAAAGAAATTAGTGGATGAAAATAGATTGATTGCTTTTGGAAATAACTTGAACTACAAAAGATTCATTGATGATTTTCCTGTAATTCCTTTTAATGAAAATTGGGATGATACAGCAATTGCAGGTTTTTCAGGTGAAAATAAAGTTTATGTTGTTCAAACAGCAATGAAAGTAATTGCAAGAAGTTTATTAATGACCACCGACCCGGGAGACCTCGTTCTGGATATCACCTGTGGCAGTGGCACTACGGCTTATGTAGCGGAGAACTGGGGCAGACGGTGGATTACCTGCGATACATCAAGAGTTGCTGTAACACTTGCCAAGCAGCGCCTTATGACGGCTGTGTTTGATTATTACGAACTGGCCCATCCGAATGAAGGCGTAGGCAGCGGGTTTAAATACAAGACCGTTCCGCACATCACCCTCAAAAGCATTGCCAACAACGAACCAGCCGCGCAAGAAACCCTTTACGACAAGCCTTTTATAGACAACAAGCGGCAAAGGGTTACAGGGCCATTTACTGTTGAGGCCGTTCCGGCGCCGGTGGCGAGGTCGTTTGAAGAATTCAAGTCCTCCCCCTTACCCCCTCCAGAGGGGGACAGAAACGACCCCCTCAAAGAGGGGAACATATCCCCCGCTGGCGGGGGTGACCCGCAGGGGTCGGGGGTGGAATTTACCGCCGATACTTCCGTTGCCCGCAGCGGTGAAACGCTTCGGCAAAGCAATTGGCGCGATGAGCTGCTTCGCTCAGGGGTAAGAGCAAAAGGCGGCAAGCTGATTGAGTTTACAAGGGTGGAAACAGCAAGGGGTTTCCGCTATGTGCAGGCAGAAGCTGAAACAAAAGAAGACAAACCAAAAAAAGTGTATGTGGTATTTGGTCCAGAACATGCGCCTCTGGAGCAGCGAATGGTGGAACTTGCATGGGAAGAAGTAAAACCTTACAAATCAGATATTCTTTTGTTCTGTGCTTTGCAGTTTGACGAGGAGGCCGCCAAGGATATTGATGAGATGAATCCTGAAATTACCAAAACAGTTTTTCTCAAAGCACAGATGAACGCCGACCTGCTCACCGATGACCTGAAAAAGAAACGGAGCAGCAACGAAAGTTTCTGGCTTATCGGTCAGCCGGATGTTGTTCTCCGCAAAGTTTCTCCCTCTGGTGCGAACAAAAAGAATGAAGTGTCCCCCTCTGGAAGGGGTAAGGGGGAGGAGTTCTACCATGTAGAAGTTCTCGGCTTCGATTACTACAATCCGAAAACAGGAACAGTGGAGAGCGGCGGAAAAGGCGACATCGCCATGTGGATGCTTGATACCGATTACGACGGAAGGAGTTTGTTCCCTTCACAAGTGTTCTTCCCTATGGCAGGGGCAAAGGAAGGCTGGACAACATTAGCCAGAAATCTGAAAGCGGAAATTGATGAAGAAAAGATAGTTGCCTTTGGCGGAACACTGTCATTGCCGTTCACTCCTGGCAAAGCGGTTGCGGTAAAAATTATTGATGCAAGAGGGATAGAGAGTTTGAAGATAATCCGCCCATGA